A window of Rhipicephalus microplus isolate Deutch F79 chromosome X, USDA_Rmic, whole genome shotgun sequence genomic DNA:
AAAGGCGCTCTTTCCAAGTTTTAGATTTTATTTTGGAGCCTAGGCGCCACACACAGGTGAAAAGATATCAGGAAATGCGTTTTTTTGAAGAGGTTGGTAAAAGTATTTTTTGTATTATTTCAGTAATTGTTTTTGTAGCAATATTTTCCAAAAAGCTACAATTCACTCAGTTTTTTCTACGTGGTAAGAACTGAAAGATATAAGGCTGTCATAAGGAATTGTCTTATAATAAACGCGCGATGTTTAGAAAACATGAAAAGCACGTAGTGAAAGAATCCTTGAAACGGTCCATTTATAGAAAATTATCTTTTCGTATCTGGTTTTCTACCATTTCGCGAATTTCTAATGGGGGTCACGTCCTCAAAAAAATTTCACCACTAAAAATATTCCGGAAATATACTATAAATATAATGTTTATATATGTGCATGTTTCTCAATTTTTTATATAAATTAATTTTTACGAGCACCAAGTTTGGGATGGTTGACGGGAAATCGTCCTTATTCAACAAGACACTACGCTCTTGCTTACCGCGATGACGCTGTAGAATACTGGCCAACTCTGCGCAGGAAGGTGACGGGAGCTTAGCGCTGTAAGCACAAAACAAATGCAGGGGCAGAAAGGCCGCTCATGTAAGAGTAAGACGTGATGTCCAAGCACCATCACGTTTTAAACTATGGAAAATTCTAATCTTGTGTAATGCCCGAGTTTAAGGGTCTATACTATACTCGAGAAAATGATTggttgatcgatcgattgattgaatgGATGGTTGATAattaaagattgattgattgattgattgattaaaagaACCATAACGTAAGCTATGAGAGGCCCCGTGTTAAGGGCTTCGATCATTTTTCTGCCGTTCTCAAAATCTCTGCCGTTCGTCAAGTACTCTACAGCATTAGTACCTTGTGCAGTGCGCCATTTGTGATTTGCCCGAGGTGGAATTCCAGAAGCTGTGAATTTCGCTTCTGTGCCTGCGTCCTTTTCCACCGTACAATATTAAATATAAAACTTCATTTTAGAATCGTTGGTAGTGATTACCTTCAGTTGAAAAAAGTTCTTTCGGCACCGTTCTTTTCCGAACTTGCGCCTGTCATGATTAAATAAGAGATCACTACTATGCTTCAATTTTCTTGAACGCATCAGTAAACAATTGACACTCTGATGAGTAGGCATGGTCAAGAATATTATGGAAGTGGTCGCACACACACATTCTCATACTTTTATCGATTAAACTTAATTTTGGTAGCAACTGTCCACTTTTTTGAGATGTCAAGATCAGATACCAGCCTTTTTTCGTCGACACCTTTGTCACTTTATCAAAATACGCGGTGATGTCTCTTAAGGACACTTTATGTAGTTTTTGTGCTTCTGGAATACGTTTGCACGCGTGCGACTTTTAATTACGCTACGCGATATACCATGTTTAAATAATTCAAAACTAAGCATAGAATTTAGAAAAATGCTCTTTGTACATTTGACCTTCACTCATTCGCAGAGAAAGTAAAACTTATATGCACCACAAGTATACCTGTCCGTGTATGAGCACACGTCTTCCCAGTCGAGTTCACTACGAGACGCTCCGAACATGTGCAGACTGTCGACTTTGCGCGAGTGACTCCCGGCTCAGCAGACTCGCTCGTCATGAGCTTCGACACATTGTCGGCTTGCCTGAGGCGAAAGGATCCAGCATCCGGGATATCGGCCACTGATCTTCATGGTCTGCGAGGGGCTCTCAAAGCATTCCGCAAGGAAGCACTAACGTGAGTAGACAATTTTCTCTCAACTTCGGGGCCAGATCGACCACTTTCTCGACCATAAAAAAAGTCTATGAAGCCAAGAAACTATTGTGGCACTAAAATGCCCTATGTTAATATAACGTAAATCGTTTCCGTTCTTCTGCATTCAGCGTTACTTCAAATATTAGCAGATATGTTTCACTTCTCGGAAAGTGCCTTGTTCTGAATGGAATCGACAATGGAAGCTCACTTATCTGTATAGCAGTAAGAATAGCTATCGATGAGAATAGATTTCTTTGCGTATAATAAGTATTTTGTGGGGCTGTATAACATTGTCATGCTGTTTTGGGCCCCGATACGACATCGCTTTGCGAACTCTTCATCGATGAGCATGTGCGTTAATGACCTGCAAAAAAACTACGTGACCGTGATAGGTCACCGCAACATAAAAAAGAAGCACACCAATTGGAGGAAAAGGCGCATTCCTCATCTGCCGATGTTCCTTTTTTGCTTCATGAGTACAGCCCAACTAAGACCACCTTCTTTTCAGCAGGCTCATCGAATCATGTTTACCGGAATTGAGTAAGTCATGTCGGAGCAAAAAATGCGTTTCCAAACGTAAACCAAGAGACCTCCCATAAACGAGGGTGTGACTATGGACAGTGGAGAGTAATAAGAAATTGTGAGTTTTCGCCTTTGTCAAGGCTATGACACAAATTTGACGCAAGAAACCACGGAGTAGAAACACAACAGAAAAACTAGCACTTGCTGCACGCACAGATGCAACCGATGTGCGAAGCTCCTCAGAAATTGGACGCCAGCAACTATGCCCCTGATTTCACTGGTGGCTTTCATGAAGGCGGTAGGGTGGGGAGCGGGTGGAGAGAGCGTCTGTTGCGCTCGGTAGCGGGAACAACTGAGTGAGTCCATGGTGTGCGCGGGACAGCGCGGAGTCGTCTGCCGCCATGCCTGCGCTCCCGCTGAGCCGGAGCGTCCacttctaaagacgatagtctttcttggggaccttcaacgcaaaaattttgatctgtctgtctgtctgtctgtctgtctgtctgtctgtctgtctgtctgtctgtctgtacatttgtctgtttgtctactcttaacggcaccgggtgcttgaaacggccgaccccatccgcagcgcccaccaatgttgctcaagcttatgcgttcatacttgtgcaattgtcaattaaaaagcaattattgcgcatgtctagggcaccgtaacaacacgtatatacaccgcatgtgcgtcttttactagaaaaggcatacataagtaatttcaaggaccgtagcgcttatcacgctgcgctgaccatacaacgcttgcacgaaaaggcgaatgtttccaacgctttgctaagacaaaaTGGTGGTGacacccatagagtttcccaaaattaactagagggcactctggcgcggcgatcgttcagcgaccatgggaatgatgggtagtacacacatttggctagtcttcgtactttcgggcggcgaatcgtactcgcggcttcgtttattactggttatggttttgttttgaaagaaagaacaaacccgtttgaacttagggacttgattcaaaatggtaagcttaaaagaataaggttgtgaagcgcaaacggtgaacatttgctaatttatgttttcgtgaaaaaaacagctccaagccacacgtacacacacggagccagaagcaggccagaagtacgaaaattagacaaatgtgtgtactacccatcattctcatgctcgctgaagcgccttgtgttgcaactcccatagacactagcgccagagttccctctagtaagtattgtgggaaactctatgggggCACTTACGCGTCTCCATGTGTTCTTATCCCCTTATCaactctgagacgggcacgcacatgCGTCTCAGAGTCACGCAATTCGTTTTCCgggacaactgccagatggcactcgcgtctcacgtgtgacgtgacttgatgcgctcgttcgcctccgctgcacgctcgaggcactctaacgcagcgccttcagaataccatttaccgattttcttgtgcagaacatcaaataaatgttatgttcactctctccacacgcaaaactaGCGTCTTTGGAGGACATTTGCAGAttgacatgcagatacgaggccttttttttttcttcttttgctgggctcGCTTACCCGGTGCAGGGAGCTCAGGCGGTGTCGGCGGTTGCTCGCCTTAAGAGCTTCGCTCCAAATAAGTTTGCATTATTGCTTCAATATGCTGCAATGCTGGAACAGCACTGGCCATGTGTACTTCATATATTAGATCACAGTGAATCATCAGTCTGTAGTTGAAACGTGCTGCGAAACGCTCCTGATTATTTTGGTTTTTCCTTTATTTTGTGAAAGTTTTGTCTGCAATATGTATAGAGGACTGAGTGCCTATTTCATTCCTGTCACGCCAAACAAAACGTGTGCATCCTAAGCGTGCTGCCTTGGCCCCTCGCAGGTTGGTCAGTGACCACCGATTTGATGGTGTCGAACATCTGAGTGCCATGCAGCTCTTTTTTGTGCTATACG
This region includes:
- the LOC142777003 gene encoding neprilysin-21-like; the protein is MSFDTLSACLRRKDPASGISATDLHGLRGALKAFRKEALTLVSDHRFDGVEHLSAMQLFFVLYAVNACGELRFASRHRVNALLRNVPQFAEAYKCGPGTSMNPEEKCS